In candidate division WOR-3 bacterium, the sequence GCGATAGTATTCCGGGAGGCAGGTGGTCACCTCACGGTCCCAGTCATAGGCAATGCCTAATAGTTTCAGGTTTCTCTTGCAGAGGTTGATCGAGTCAAATGTCCAAACCCAGGGCGGGATGTTATGCTCAATTGCCGCATTCTCTGCAGGCAGACCAAAGGCATCCCAGCCAAAGGGGTGAAGCACATCATACCCCTGGAGTTTCCGCAACCGGCAGATGCAGTCCCCGATGCAGTAGTTGCGGGCATGTCCCATATGCATATCACCAGAAGGGTAGATGAACATCACCAAGACATAGTACTTTTTCTTCGGATCAGGATTGGTGCGGAAAATGCCCTTTTCCTCCCAGAAACGTTGCCAGCGCGATTCAATTTCCTTGATCGGATATTCGTTCATATCTTACTCCTTTACTCCTGTTGCAAATGTCCAGATATCCAAGAGCGCAAAGGGCTCAGGATAACCCTTAAGGATGTCAACATTTATCCTGTAAAGTTTGTGCAAAGCCTTGTTCAGGCTTTCTTCACTCCAGCGCCTGGGTGCCTCTTTTGACACGCGCCAGAGCGAATCGGTTGACCTAACCCCTTTTTTTACGGCAAGGACATCAAGGAGGGCGTTGGTAAGCCAGGCGATTATCCTGATCGGTTCTTCGCCCGCCTCCTCCAGTTTGTGCAGGAGGGTGAGCGCCTTTTTCGCGTTCCGGTCAAGGCAATGCCAGACATAGTCACGCAGTTCAAAAACCCGGGTGGAACTGGTGTATTCCTTCACAGCAGCGATTGATACCCTTGAACCGGGCTCAAATGCGGTGGCAAGTTTTCCAATCTCGCCTTTGAGAATGGCGCCATCCTCTCCCGCAATCTCAATTAGCATCTCAATCGCCTCCGGTGTCATCTCCAAACCCGACTTTTCTGCCCACGCTCGCACCTGGGCGCGCAAATCATCCTCCTTGAAGCCCGGCAGGGAAATCAGATATTTCTTCAAACCGCAGCGCTCA encodes:
- the holA gene encoding DNA polymerase III subunit delta — protein: MKTLTFPASPLAPVIAEIKAGRFRPVYIVLSPDPTAADGLIALLKERLLVSGLEAFDSETVQGGDIGKSEGLSVEILLQRTKQPPVAAKRRLIIIRHLERLDKETLTNLGTGLQNVPDSTTVVALCDYDRDLKKVLERCGLKKYLISLPGFKEDDLRAQVRAWAEKSGLEMTPEAIEMLIEIAGEDGAILKGEIGKLATAFEPGSRVSIAAVKEYTSSTRVFELRDYVWHCLDRNAKKALTLLHKLEEAGEEPIRIIAWLTNALLDVLAVKKGVRSTDSLWRVSKEAPRRWSEESLNKALHKLYRINVDILKGYPEPFALLDIWTFATGVKE